A DNA window from Bdellovibrio sp. BCCA contains the following coding sequences:
- a CDS encoding trans-sulfuration enzyme family protein: protein MKKKSSKSPRTQAIHGEFLSQSWEFSHHLIPPMTASTTFRLGSLERGAEGFNTFGAQKTDSPIWIYDRLEEPTTKMLEDQLALLEKGECAVTFGSGMGAIASTLMSLLKAGDKVVAHKTLYGCTYSLLTNWLPRLQIKNSLIDVNDFKVLEKELADPATRVVYFESVSNPILEIADLEKIASLVKAANKKRKNENQIYTVVDNTFATPWALRPVEWGIDFVIQSLTKNISGFGTEMGGAVIAPKEHESMLRVARKDFGAIIHPYSAWHILVYGISTQAIRFEQQQSTALKVSQFLEKHPKVQSVTYPGLKTHPQFKLAKKYLKSPENTFAPGTMISFQLKGDMKKCQKFVDDIAKNSYAITLAVSLGLTKTLIEVPGFMTHSAIPTEKRGESGIDPRAIRLSIGLENAQDIIADLEEALKKI, encoded by the coding sequence ATGAAAAAAAAGTCATCTAAATCACCGCGGACACAAGCCATTCACGGTGAGTTCTTATCGCAATCTTGGGAGTTCTCTCATCACTTGATTCCTCCGATGACTGCTTCCACAACATTCCGTTTGGGATCGTTAGAGCGTGGTGCGGAAGGCTTCAATACGTTCGGTGCGCAAAAAACAGATTCGCCAATTTGGATTTATGACCGTCTGGAAGAGCCAACGACGAAAATGTTGGAAGACCAATTAGCACTTTTAGAAAAAGGCGAGTGTGCCGTGACATTTGGAAGCGGTATGGGCGCGATTGCTTCTACTTTGATGTCGCTGCTCAAAGCGGGTGACAAGGTCGTCGCTCACAAAACTTTGTATGGATGTACTTACAGTCTTTTGACGAATTGGCTTCCTCGTTTGCAAATTAAAAACTCTTTGATCGATGTCAACGATTTTAAAGTTTTGGAAAAAGAACTCGCAGACCCTGCCACTCGCGTCGTGTACTTTGAATCTGTTTCTAATCCGATTCTGGAAATTGCGGATCTAGAAAAAATCGCAAGCCTTGTTAAAGCGGCTAATAAGAAACGCAAAAATGAGAATCAAATCTACACGGTGGTTGATAATACGTTTGCGACTCCGTGGGCTTTAAGACCTGTCGAGTGGGGTATTGATTTTGTTATTCAAAGTTTGACGAAAAATATCTCAGGCTTTGGAACAGAGATGGGTGGAGCTGTCATTGCGCCGAAAGAACACGAAAGCATGTTGCGTGTAGCTCGTAAAGATTTCGGTGCCATCATTCATCCGTATTCAGCATGGCATATTCTTGTATACGGTATTTCCACTCAAGCCATTCGTTTTGAGCAACAACAAAGTACGGCTTTGAAAGTGTCCCAATTCCTCGAAAAACATCCGAAAGTTCAAAGTGTCACTTATCCTGGATTGAAAACTCATCCGCAGTTTAAGCTCGCAAAAAAATATTTAAAATCTCCAGAGAACACATTTGCTCCGGGAACAATGATTTCTTTCCAGCTTAAAGGCGACATGAAAAAGTGTCAGAAGTTTGTCGACGACATTGCAAAGAATTCTTACGCAATCACATTGGCAGTAAGTTTGGGGCTTACAAAAACTTTGATCGAGGTTCCGGGCTTCATGACTCATTCTGCGATTCCAACGGAAAAGCGCGGAGAAAGCGGTATCGATCCGCGCGCGATTCGTTTGTCGATCGGTTTAGAAAATGCCCAAGACATTATCGCCGATTTGGAAGAAGCCCTTAAGAAAATCTAA
- the gcvT gene encoding glycine cleavage system aminomethyltransferase GcvT — protein MKKTPLAETHEKMGARMVDFAGWYMPVQYIGLREEHNNVRTNVGLFDVSHMGEVRVKGPKALETLEWLTTNDVAKLNDGEAQYSLLPNDQGGLVDDIIVYCLKKNEDYLVCVNASNKDKDFAWMTKHNKGADMTDESDRWGQIAIQGPKALELCDRVFGFKVSEMKSFTLKTGEFQNYKIMVATTGYTGEKGCEVFVEAAGTVALWNALLEQGKDLGVMGIGLGARDTLRTEMKYSLYGHEIDDTTNPYEAGLGWVIKPAKKDFMGKAQIVGKKEAGLKQNLVGFKMLEKGIPRQGYSLFSFDNKEIGKVTSGTHSPTLDEPIGIAFIDVAYAKEGTEFLLDIRGRKVKAVVCKTPFVTK, from the coding sequence ATGAAAAAGACACCTCTCGCAGAAACACATGAAAAAATGGGTGCCCGCATGGTCGATTTCGCCGGCTGGTACATGCCTGTTCAATACATCGGCCTTCGTGAAGAGCACAACAACGTGCGCACGAACGTGGGACTTTTCGACGTCTCTCACATGGGAGAAGTTCGCGTGAAAGGCCCGAAAGCTCTAGAGACTCTAGAGTGGCTGACAACAAACGACGTTGCTAAATTGAACGATGGCGAAGCTCAATACTCTCTTCTTCCGAATGACCAAGGCGGTTTGGTTGACGACATCATTGTTTATTGCCTTAAGAAAAATGAAGACTACCTTGTGTGTGTAAATGCCTCGAACAAAGACAAAGACTTTGCGTGGATGACAAAACACAACAAGGGCGCCGACATGACTGACGAGAGTGATCGTTGGGGTCAGATCGCGATTCAAGGACCGAAAGCTTTGGAACTTTGCGATCGCGTTTTCGGATTCAAAGTGAGCGAGATGAAATCTTTCACTTTGAAAACCGGCGAATTCCAAAATTATAAAATCATGGTGGCAACAACAGGCTACACAGGCGAAAAAGGCTGTGAAGTTTTCGTTGAAGCTGCAGGCACAGTGGCTCTTTGGAATGCACTTCTTGAGCAAGGTAAAGATTTGGGAGTTATGGGCATCGGCCTGGGCGCTCGCGATACTTTGCGCACGGAGATGAAATACTCTCTATATGGTCATGAAATTGATGACACGACGAATCCATACGAAGCCGGTCTTGGTTGGGTGATTAAACCCGCTAAAAAAGACTTTATGGGAAAAGCCCAAATTGTAGGCAAAAAAGAAGCGGGTCTTAAGCAAAATCTTGTGGGATTTAAGATGCTTGAGAAGGGTATCCCTCGCCAAGGTTACAGCCTATTTTCTTTTGACAACAAAGAAATCGGCAAGGTAACAAGTGGTACACATTCTCCGACTTTGGATGAACCTATTGGGATCGCTTTTATCGACGTGGCTTATGCGAAAGAGGGAACAGAATTCCTTCTTGATATTCGCGGCCGCAAAGTAAAAGCCGTTGTGTGCAAGACCCCATTTGTAACGAAATAA
- a CDS encoding DUF2914 domain-containing protein has translation MEKIKNRLLQFYEANETKLDILFFLGGFFFDVLTLSDVDDILGVAQQVAYLLILGSILYFDFLGRHGAFQIPKRLERIWEYRQLALHFLLGSLLSLYSLFFLKSASLWSSIVFIALLMGLMVANEFKRVRESEINIKIGLYVICVFSFFSILVPVILGFVGIVPFLLSILLTGSTLYGVYGLLKRKISDNKALLRGLAAPGAVVLVLFFAFYFIGWIPPVPLSIQNMGIYHMIEKSEGNYIVSSENSGWMFWHTGDQDFIAEPNDKIYFFAQIFSPARFSDSVILHWYFKDPKTGWQTTDRIPMNISGGRKSGYRGFASKQNYSEGKWRISVETTDGREIGRIYFNVTKTPEINPERTFYKTIY, from the coding sequence ATGGAAAAAATTAAAAACCGCCTTTTGCAATTTTATGAAGCTAACGAAACTAAATTGGATATTTTGTTCTTTCTGGGCGGTTTCTTTTTTGATGTTTTAACTTTATCTGATGTCGATGATATTTTAGGAGTCGCGCAGCAAGTTGCGTATCTTTTGATTCTGGGGTCCATTCTTTATTTTGATTTCTTGGGCCGTCATGGCGCTTTTCAAATTCCGAAACGCTTGGAAAGAATCTGGGAATATCGACAGCTTGCTTTGCATTTCCTTTTGGGAAGTTTATTAAGCCTTTATTCTCTTTTCTTTCTTAAAAGCGCTTCGCTTTGGTCGTCGATTGTCTTTATTGCGCTTCTCATGGGCTTGATGGTTGCCAATGAGTTTAAGCGCGTTCGCGAAAGCGAAATCAACATCAAGATCGGTCTTTATGTTATCTGTGTGTTTTCATTCTTCTCGATCCTTGTTCCTGTTATTTTAGGCTTTGTCGGCATCGTGCCTTTTCTTCTTTCGATTTTACTCACAGGCTCCACTCTTTACGGAGTGTATGGACTGCTTAAAAGAAAGATTTCAGACAACAAAGCTTTGCTTCGTGGCTTAGCTGCTCCTGGGGCCGTCGTTCTTGTTTTGTTCTTTGCTTTTTACTTTATCGGTTGGATTCCTCCAGTGCCGCTTTCAATTCAAAATATGGGTATTTACCACATGATTGAGAAATCCGAGGGTAACTACATCGTTTCTTCAGAAAATTCAGGATGGATGTTCTGGCACACCGGCGATCAGGATTTTATTGCAGAACCTAACGATAAAATTTATTTCTTTGCGCAAATCTTTTCTCCAGCGCGTTTTAGTGATTCGGTGATTTTACATTGGTATTTTAAAGATCCTAAAACTGGATGGCAGACCACTGATCGAATTCCTATGAATATCTCAGGAGGTCGAAAAAGCGGTTATCGAGGATTTGCTTCAAAACAAAACTATTCAGAAGGAAAATGGCGCATCAGTGTCGAGACGACCGATGGCCGCGAGATTGGTCGCATTTATTTCAACGTAACCAAAACGCCCGAGATCAATCCCGAGCGAACATTTTATAAAACGATTTATTAA
- a CDS encoding HutD/Ves family protein — protein MDTKLIKSSEYQIMPWKNGLGSTAQIDIFPEGLVFPGDDFLWRVSSATVGTSSPFSNFPGLDRLLVVWKGAGLYLNNEKLEPMEPLRFSGETPMDCHLVSGEVIDLGVIYRRDQVSANLTANQIEAGKSSKLLLDSGTHYLFCAAGTFSALGNSVETGSTLKIQGAGSLELYSSSGAQYFFITLRATA, from the coding sequence ATGGACACAAAATTAATCAAAAGTTCCGAATACCAGATTATGCCGTGGAAAAATGGTTTGGGCTCAACCGCACAGATTGATATTTTTCCGGAAGGTTTGGTATTTCCTGGCGATGATTTTTTGTGGCGTGTGAGTTCGGCAACGGTGGGAACTTCTTCTCCATTTTCAAACTTTCCAGGTCTTGATCGTTTGCTTGTGGTGTGGAAAGGGGCGGGACTTTATTTAAATAATGAAAAATTAGAGCCTATGGAACCTTTGCGTTTTTCAGGAGAAACTCCCATGGATTGCCATTTGGTGAGTGGCGAAGTGATTGATCTTGGCGTGATTTATCGCCGCGATCAGGTGTCTGCGAATTTAACTGCAAACCAAATTGAAGCAGGGAAGTCCTCGAAACTACTTCTGGATTCCGGGACTCATTATTTGTTTTGCGCTGCGGGAACGTTTTCCGCTCTGGGAAACTCTGTGGAAACCGGTTCTACATTGAAAATCCAAGGAGCAGGCTCGTTGGAACTTTATTCTTCATCGGGCGCGCAATACTTTTTCATCACTCTTCGCGCAACGGCTTAA
- a CDS encoding DUF748 domain-containing protein, translating into MNAKPLLRKIPIAIWVLILVLILVRIFLPVGVKYGVNWYLGQKLQNYEGHLDDFGLALYRGAYQFEGLRLWKKGKSAKDPLIEIKHTDLSLAWRALFKGKLLGDLKVDGVLLNLVDSQEKQKQQFGGGEDWKTVVGKLIPIELESFKLSRSEVLFVNKEFKVPVKIVMDEINAEATNIKNTDDRKELLPSTVQASARLQKSAKLHAEAKINLLSRLPAFESKFKLDKLDVTKLNDFFLAYGSFNVHSGKFSLYGEVSTKENMVKGYVKPFFENLDVMSPKEKFESPKRFFNEVAIAWANVFLRNSKDHTVATKIEFEGASKAPSINKWGAFWESLRNGFVEALKKQLDEKITIKDVPKKK; encoded by the coding sequence ATGAATGCAAAACCACTCTTGCGTAAAATTCCTATTGCGATCTGGGTCCTGATTTTAGTTTTGATCCTCGTCCGTATTTTTCTTCCGGTTGGAGTGAAGTATGGAGTTAATTGGTACCTTGGTCAGAAGCTCCAGAACTATGAGGGGCATCTTGACGACTTCGGTCTGGCTTTATATCGAGGTGCCTACCAGTTTGAAGGACTTCGTTTATGGAAAAAAGGAAAAAGTGCGAAAGACCCATTGATTGAAATCAAACACACGGACCTGTCCTTGGCCTGGCGGGCCTTGTTCAAAGGAAAGTTGCTTGGAGATCTTAAAGTGGATGGCGTGTTGCTTAACCTCGTCGACAGCCAGGAAAAACAGAAACAACAGTTCGGGGGCGGAGAAGATTGGAAGACCGTAGTCGGAAAGTTAATTCCTATCGAGCTTGAATCGTTTAAACTCAGCCGCAGTGAAGTTCTATTCGTTAATAAAGAATTTAAAGTGCCTGTGAAAATCGTGATGGATGAAATCAACGCTGAAGCCACGAATATTAAGAACACCGACGACCGAAAAGAACTTTTGCCCAGCACGGTGCAGGCTTCAGCAAGACTGCAAAAAAGTGCGAAGCTTCATGCTGAGGCTAAAATCAATTTGCTCTCTCGTCTTCCTGCTTTTGAGTCCAAGTTTAAACTTGATAAGTTAGATGTCACAAAGCTGAACGATTTTTTCTTGGCTTACGGTTCTTTCAACGTGCATTCCGGGAAGTTCAGTCTTTATGGAGAGGTCAGTACCAAAGAAAATATGGTGAAAGGTTATGTAAAACCTTTTTTTGAAAATCTTGACGTCATGTCTCCGAAAGAAAAGTTCGAAAGCCCCAAAAGATTTTTTAATGAAGTCGCTATCGCCTGGGCTAATGTTTTTTTAAGAAATAGCAAAGATCACACTGTTGCTACCAAGATTGAATTTGAAGGAGCTTCCAAGGCGCCGAGTATCAATAAATGGGGCGCATTCTGGGAGTCTTTAAGAAATGGATTTGTCGAGGCTTTGAAAAAGCAGCTTGATGAGAAGATCACAATTAAGGACGTGCCGAAGAAAAAATAA
- a CDS encoding DUF2846 domain-containing protein: MNKIFSLTLLTFAFFFIGCASIPQADKKLDTEAKLFKAHPEKSILYVYRNEAIGGAVRMDVMVDNELLGETRTGHYLWINMQPGVHVISSRAENSHDIELKTEPGKVYYVWQEAKMGIMYARTKLNVVDEKTGQTGVRECSLVQHRQPRGNVNARLH; the protein is encoded by the coding sequence ATGAACAAAATATTTTCACTGACATTGCTGACATTCGCATTTTTCTTTATTGGTTGCGCATCGATTCCTCAGGCAGACAAAAAACTCGATACTGAAGCCAAGCTATTCAAAGCGCATCCAGAGAAATCTATTCTCTATGTTTATCGTAACGAAGCTATAGGCGGCGCTGTCAGAATGGATGTCATGGTCGATAACGAACTCTTGGGTGAAACAAGAACGGGTCATTACTTGTGGATTAATATGCAACCCGGCGTCCATGTTATTTCAAGTCGAGCAGAAAACTCTCATGATATCGAACTAAAAACAGAACCTGGAAAAGTTTATTATGTATGGCAAGAAGCCAAGATGGGCATTATGTATGCGCGTACGAAGCTGAACGTCGTCGATGAAAAAACAGGACAGACAGGAGTTCGCGAGTGCAGCTTAGTGCAACACCGCCAACCCCGTGGCAACGTCAACGCAAGACTTCATTAA
- the tsaA gene encoding tRNA (N6-threonylcarbamoyladenosine(37)-N6)-methyltransferase TrmO, with the protein MKKLGEEFSFSAIGVVRTPFKDKFGVPRQPGLAAEAKGVIKLNPDPDLKTALKSLEEFSHLWIVFVFHEHGGKNWKPSIRPPRLGGNRKVGVLASRSPHRPNPIGISAVSIERIDLDAEGGAEIYVGGVDLIDGTPILDIKPYIPYADAIPEANAGWASGDIPRYPVNFTEEAEAEIAKRDPSGEKKLRALIIDILELDPRPAFQKRQLPVEDEKSWGTKYGFDVVGNDIKYEIREGHFLVYALGYQK; encoded by the coding sequence GTGAAAAAGCTCGGGGAAGAATTCTCATTTTCTGCCATAGGCGTTGTCAGGACTCCGTTCAAAGACAAGTTCGGAGTTCCTCGCCAACCGGGTCTTGCCGCTGAAGCCAAAGGCGTCATTAAATTAAATCCTGATCCTGATTTAAAAACTGCACTTAAAAGCCTCGAAGAGTTCAGCCACTTGTGGATTGTTTTTGTTTTCCACGAGCACGGCGGAAAAAATTGGAAGCCGAGCATTCGTCCGCCAAGATTAGGCGGCAATCGCAAAGTGGGAGTTTTAGCTTCGCGTTCTCCTCACCGTCCAAATCCCATTGGGATCTCTGCTGTTTCTATAGAAAGAATTGATCTTGATGCCGAAGGTGGAGCAGAAATTTATGTCGGCGGAGTTGATTTGATAGATGGCACGCCGATTTTAGATATTAAGCCTTATATTCCTTATGCTGATGCGATTCCTGAAGCGAACGCAGGTTGGGCTTCGGGAGATATTCCTCGTTATCCAGTCAATTTCACAGAAGAAGCTGAGGCGGAAATTGCGAAGCGTGACCCTAGCGGAGAAAAGAAACTGCGTGCGTTGATTATCGACATTTTAGAACTTGATCCCCGCCCTGCATTTCAAAAGCGTCAATTGCCTGTGGAAGACGAAAAAAGCTGGGGCACTAAATACGGCTTTGATGTCGTCGGCAATGACATAAAGTATGAAATCCGCGAAGGACATTTTTTGGTCTACGCTTTGGGTTATCAAAAGTAA
- the gcvH gene encoding glycine cleavage system protein GcvH codes for MAFHIPEDYYYTKEHEWAQVDENIVTVGITEFAQDQLGEVVYVELPEEGQKITQGQTFGVIESVKAVSDLYAPVSGTVIEVNTALGDDPSVLNDDPVNEGWLVRIEMDTEKELANLMRAPDYKKLISEK; via the coding sequence ATGGCATTTCACATCCCTGAAGATTATTACTACACAAAAGAACACGAGTGGGCTCAAGTTGACGAGAACATCGTAACTGTTGGAATCACTGAATTTGCTCAAGATCAATTGGGTGAAGTCGTGTACGTTGAGCTTCCAGAAGAAGGTCAAAAAATCACTCAAGGCCAAACTTTCGGCGTTATTGAGTCCGTTAAAGCCGTGAGCGACCTTTATGCCCCTGTTTCAGGAACTGTTATCGAAGTAAATACAGCTTTGGGAGACGATCCATCTGTATTGAACGACGATCCAGTGAATGAAGGCTGGTTGGTTCGTATCGAAATGGATACTGAAAAGGAACTCGCAAATCTTATGAGAGCTCCGGACTACAAAAAATTGATCAGCGAGAAATAG
- the ileS gene encoding isoleucine--tRNA ligase, with protein MTNAKNTRSNPYNPVKPDVQLAKQEETILDFWDQEKIFAQSLDPKGKKTYSFYDGPPFATGLPHYGHLLAGVLKDVVPRYWTMKGYTVPRRFGWDCHGLPVEYEINKTHKIESRKDVFKMGVANYNDACRSIVKRYSTEWKTTVRRVGRWVDMENPYFTMDVSFMQSVWWVFQQLFQKGLIYEGYKVVPYSVGISTSLSNFEANQNYKMVQDPAITVMFKLINQPDTSVLAWTTTPWTLPSNLALAVGLEIDYVKVQEKATGRKLILAQALLPSVFKKPDEEVEVLQMMKGQELVGLTYEPLFPYFGDRADKGAFRIISSDHVTTDSGTGVVHMAPAFGEEDYYACAKAGIPLVNPVDDDGMFTNEVPDYAGKRVKDADKDIIADLKKRGNLFKQDTIQHSYPFCYRSDTPLIYRAVSSWFVAVEKIKEQLIANNQNTTWVPDHLRDGRFGNWLEGARDWAISRNRFWGTPLPIWRNSEGEVICVGSRAELEKLSGQKIDDLHIEFVDKITIPSPTGKSPLKRVDGVLDCWFESGSMPYAQWGYPETSVEDFKKAFPADFIAEGLDQTRGWFYTLSIIGTALFNQAPFKNVVVNGLVLAEDGRKMSKSLKNYPDPMEVLNQHGADALRLYLIDSPVVKAQELKFSEKGVYDIVRKILLRWWNSYSFFANYANIDGFVPKGDAKKSPNILDQWVLSRLNGLIANTHKEMDAYRLYNVVPHLLQFIEDLTNTYIRFNRSLFWQDGMPETKRYAYETLHEVLVTLSRLMAPFAPFLSEVTYKNLAQVLPNKKDSVHLESFPKEDLSMLRPELEEAVKAMDTLVTLGRNHREKIAVKAKIPLNEIKIIHRNPELLKTLQMFEHLFIDELNFRKVTYDSHEDQYVQVTAKANFPVLGKRLGPKMKAVGGAIQKLDLAAILKLENGETIQVEGEDIQLSDVEIRRAPKGDNANLSVHQIVSIEVDPTVTPEQEREGLAREIMRKVQVARKSADFKLDDKITLEIACTAALREALEAHKDMVVSETLTMNLNIMDVAADPKGTHTEASDIDGEVIKVGVTALPRA; from the coding sequence ATGACAAATGCAAAAAACACCCGTTCAAATCCCTACAATCCCGTAAAACCCGATGTCCAACTTGCAAAGCAAGAAGAGACGATTTTAGATTTCTGGGATCAAGAGAAAATTTTTGCGCAGTCTTTAGATCCAAAAGGCAAAAAGACTTACAGCTTTTATGACGGGCCTCCGTTTGCAACAGGTCTTCCTCACTACGGGCATTTGCTTGCCGGAGTTTTGAAAGACGTTGTTCCTCGTTACTGGACGATGAAGGGCTATACAGTTCCGCGCCGTTTTGGTTGGGACTGCCATGGTCTTCCGGTAGAGTATGAAATCAACAAGACTCATAAAATCGAAAGTCGTAAAGACGTTTTCAAAATGGGTGTGGCGAATTACAACGATGCTTGTCGTTCGATTGTAAAACGTTATTCGACAGAATGGAAAACAACGGTTCGTCGTGTCGGCCGTTGGGTTGATATGGAAAATCCATACTTCACAATGGACGTTTCTTTCATGCAGTCTGTGTGGTGGGTGTTCCAACAACTTTTCCAAAAAGGTTTGATCTATGAAGGTTACAAAGTCGTTCCTTACTCTGTAGGGATTTCGACGTCTCTTTCAAACTTTGAAGCAAACCAAAACTACAAGATGGTTCAAGACCCTGCGATCACAGTGATGTTTAAGCTGATCAATCAGCCTGACACTTCTGTTCTTGCATGGACGACGACTCCTTGGACTCTTCCTTCGAACTTAGCATTGGCTGTCGGACTTGAAATTGATTACGTCAAAGTTCAGGAAAAAGCGACAGGTCGTAAACTCATTCTTGCACAAGCTTTGCTTCCTTCTGTGTTTAAAAAACCAGACGAAGAAGTTGAAGTTTTGCAAATGATGAAAGGCCAAGAACTTGTTGGTCTTACTTACGAACCTCTTTTCCCTTACTTTGGTGATCGCGCTGATAAAGGAGCATTCCGTATTATCTCTTCTGATCACGTGACGACGGATAGTGGTACAGGTGTTGTTCATATGGCACCTGCATTCGGTGAGGAAGACTACTATGCGTGCGCAAAAGCCGGCATCCCGTTGGTGAATCCAGTGGATGATGACGGTATGTTCACAAATGAAGTTCCGGATTACGCTGGCAAACGCGTAAAAGATGCGGATAAAGATATCATCGCGGATTTGAAAAAACGCGGGAATCTTTTCAAACAAGATACGATCCAACATAGTTATCCGTTCTGTTATCGTTCAGACACTCCATTGATTTATCGTGCGGTGTCTTCTTGGTTTGTAGCGGTTGAGAAAATCAAAGAACAATTGATCGCAAACAACCAAAACACAACATGGGTTCCAGATCATCTTCGTGATGGTCGCTTTGGTAACTGGCTTGAAGGCGCTCGTGACTGGGCGATCTCTCGTAACCGTTTCTGGGGAACTCCATTGCCAATCTGGAGAAATTCAGAAGGCGAAGTGATCTGTGTCGGTTCTCGCGCGGAGCTTGAAAAACTTTCTGGTCAAAAAATTGATGATCTTCATATCGAGTTCGTGGATAAGATCACGATTCCTTCTCCAACAGGAAAATCGCCGTTGAAACGTGTTGATGGCGTTTTGGATTGCTGGTTTGAATCGGGCTCTATGCCTTACGCTCAGTGGGGTTATCCTGAAACTTCTGTTGAAGATTTCAAAAAAGCTTTCCCGGCTGATTTCATCGCGGAAGGTTTGGATCAAACTCGTGGCTGGTTCTACACTCTTTCAATCATTGGAACTGCGTTGTTTAACCAAGCTCCGTTTAAAAACGTTGTTGTGAACGGTCTTGTGCTAGCGGAAGACGGTCGCAAGATGTCGAAGAGCTTGAAAAACTATCCTGATCCAATGGAAGTTTTAAATCAGCACGGTGCGGATGCTTTGCGTTTATATCTGATTGATTCTCCGGTGGTGAAAGCACAAGAGCTGAAGTTCTCTGAAAAAGGTGTTTACGATATTGTTCGTAAGATCTTGCTCAGATGGTGGAACTCTTATTCGTTCTTTGCGAATTACGCGAACATTGATGGATTTGTTCCAAAAGGTGATGCGAAAAAATCTCCAAACATTTTGGACCAATGGGTTCTTTCTCGTTTGAATGGTTTGATTGCGAACACTCACAAAGAGATGGACGCTTACCGTTTGTACAACGTTGTTCCTCATCTTCTTCAGTTCATTGAAGATTTGACGAACACGTACATCCGCTTTAACCGTTCATTGTTCTGGCAAGATGGTATGCCTGAGACAAAACGTTACGCTTACGAGACTTTGCATGAAGTTCTTGTGACCTTGTCACGTTTGATGGCTCCGTTTGCGCCGTTCTTGTCGGAAGTGACTTATAAAAACTTGGCGCAGGTTCTTCCTAATAAAAAAGACTCTGTGCACTTGGAAAGCTTCCCGAAAGAAGATCTTTCTATGCTTCGTCCTGAATTGGAAGAAGCTGTGAAGGCCATGGATACTCTTGTGACATTGGGACGTAATCATCGTGAAAAGATCGCCGTGAAAGCGAAGATCCCTTTGAACGAAATCAAGATCATCCACAGAAATCCAGAGCTTCTAAAAACTTTGCAGATGTTTGAACATCTTTTCATTGATGAGTTGAACTTCCGTAAAGTGACTTACGATTCTCACGAAGACCAATACGTGCAAGTGACTGCGAAAGCAAACTTCCCTGTTTTGGGTAAACGTTTGGGACCTAAGATGAAGGCCGTTGGTGGCGCGATCCAAAAATTGGATTTAGCTGCGATTTTGAAACTTGAAAACGGTGAAACGATTCAAGTGGAAGGCGAAGACATTCAATTGTCTGATGTTGAGATCCGCAGAGCACCAAAAGGTGATAATGCGAATTTGTCTGTTCATCAAATCGTTTCAATCGAAGTTGATCCAACAGTGACTCCGGAGCAAGAGCGTGAAGGTTTGGCTCGTGAGATCATGCGTAAGGTTCAAGTGGCGCGTAAGTCTGCTGACTTTAAGCTTGATGATAAGATCACGCTTGAGATCGCATGTACGGCGGCTTTGCGTGAAGCTCTTGAAGCTCACAAGGACATGGTTGTTTCTGAAACTTTGACGATGAATTTGAACATCATGGATGTGGCGGCTGATCCAAAAGGCACGCATACAGAAGCTTCAGATATCGACGGCGAAGTTATTAAAGTCGGTGTGACCGCTCTTCCTCGCGCGTGA
- a CDS encoding TfoX/Sxy family DNA transformation protein: MAKEPGELKWIEELLPEEGYRRKSMFGGFAYYIDDKIVLLIFESDDKRWNGTMFPVEREFQPQALKKFPELSPHVILPKWLYLPLHTEGFDEIVPDILREVLRPRSFWGSIPKPKGKKGNSRKRKNVEDEISTKIDTRKPRLFSDEPAEDALKKAKKISDLKNLGEVTEKQFAKIGITTAQQFIKLGWKKTMKKLIEYNPKYRHSLYAYALIGALTNTEFTHISDEEKAEAKAFIKSIPKPDAKKKKSK, encoded by the coding sequence ATGGCAAAAGAACCTGGAGAGCTTAAGTGGATTGAGGAACTGTTACCCGAGGAAGGGTATCGGCGCAAATCCATGTTCGGTGGGTTTGCTTACTATATCGATGACAAAATCGTACTCTTGATTTTTGAATCCGATGACAAACGCTGGAACGGAACTATGTTTCCTGTCGAGCGTGAGTTTCAACCACAAGCTCTTAAAAAATTTCCAGAATTATCTCCGCATGTGATTTTGCCAAAGTGGCTTTATCTGCCGTTGCATACAGAGGGTTTCGACGAAATCGTTCCCGATATTCTCCGCGAAGTTTTAAGACCTCGCAGTTTTTGGGGAAGTATCCCGAAGCCTAAAGGTAAAAAAGGAAATTCCAGAAAAAGAAAGAATGTCGAAGACGAAATTTCAACAAAGATCGACACACGAAAGCCGCGACTTTTTTCAGATGAACCTGCTGAAGACGCATTAAAGAAAGCCAAGAAAATTTCTGACCTAAAAAATCTTGGTGAAGTGACGGAAAAGCAATTCGCGAAAATCGGCATCACGACAGCTCAGCAGTTTATTAAGCTTGGCTGGAAAAAGACTATGAAGAAGTTGATCGAGTATAATCCCAAATATCGCCATTCTCTTTATGCTTACGCTCTCATTGGAGCATTGACCAACACTGAATTCACGCACATTTCCGATGAAGAAAAAGCAGAGGCGAAAGCCTTTATCAAATCTATTCCCAAACCGGATGCGAAGAAAAAGAAATCCAAGTGA